The Desulfohalovibrio reitneri genome contains a region encoding:
- the galE gene encoding UDP-glucose 4-epimerase GalE translates to MSVLVVGGAGYIGSHTAKALAASGREVAVLDNLSTGHEEFLRWGEFVRADILDDPASLAALLAERGVKAVMHFASLIQVGESMAEPGSYYRTNLCGVLNLLEGMRNAGVDKLIFSSSAAVYGNPRSVPLTEDHPLLPINPYGWTKRMAEQMMADFGAAHGLRSVSLRYFNAAGASADGEIGEWHDPESHLIPIVLDAALGRREHVAVYGDDYDTPDGTCVRDFIHVEDLAEAHLLALERLEEGGESAAYNLGVGSGRSVLEVIETVRGVTGRPVEVVTADRRPGDPPRLVASSSRAESELGWRPVKGLEEMVESAWKWHRNLHHQG, encoded by the coding sequence ATGAGCGTCCTGGTCGTGGGCGGGGCGGGCTACATCGGCTCGCACACCGCCAAAGCCCTGGCCGCCTCCGGGCGCGAGGTGGCGGTGCTGGACAACCTCTCCACCGGGCACGAGGAGTTCCTGCGCTGGGGGGAGTTCGTCCGGGCGGACATCCTGGACGACCCCGCCTCCCTGGCGGCGCTCCTGGCAGAGCGCGGGGTGAAGGCGGTCATGCATTTCGCCTCCCTCATCCAGGTGGGCGAGTCCATGGCCGAGCCAGGCTCCTACTACCGCACCAACCTCTGTGGTGTGCTCAACCTGCTGGAAGGCATGCGGAACGCGGGGGTGGACAAGCTCATCTTCTCCTCCTCGGCCGCGGTCTACGGCAACCCCCGCTCCGTGCCGCTGACCGAGGACCACCCGCTGCTGCCCATCAACCCCTACGGCTGGACCAAGCGCATGGCCGAGCAGATGATGGCCGACTTCGGCGCGGCCCACGGCCTGCGCTCCGTCTCCCTGCGCTACTTCAACGCCGCCGGGGCCTCGGCGGACGGGGAGATCGGCGAGTGGCACGACCCCGAGTCGCACCTCATCCCCATCGTGCTGGACGCCGCCCTGGGCAGGCGGGAGCACGTGGCCGTGTACGGGGATGATTACGACACCCCGGACGGCACCTGCGTGCGCGACTTCATCCACGTGGAGGACCTGGCCGAGGCGCACCTCCTCGCCCTTGAGCGGCTGGAGGAGGGCGGGGAGTCCGCCGCCTACAACCTGGGCGTGGGCTCGGGCCGCTCCGTGCTGGAGGTCATCGAGACCGTGCGCGGCGTCACCGGGCGGCCGGTGGAGGTGGTCACGGCGGACCGCCGTCCGGGCGACCCCCCGCGGCTGGTGGCCTCCTCCTCCCGCGCGGAATCGGAACTTGGCTGGCGTCCGGTCAAGGGATTGGAAGAAATGGTCGAATCGGCCTGGAAATGGCACCGCAACCTGCATCATCAAGGATAG